In the Arachis stenosperma cultivar V10309 chromosome 8, arast.V10309.gnm1.PFL2, whole genome shotgun sequence genome, TCGGCTCTCTGAGCTCTCGGctctaatataaaatatatctcaaaatataaatacacattaaaaataaattaaacaatacatgtatttatatataaatatattagtcgataattttagtgtataaataatatttttatttattatattacgTATAAAAAGACCTTTGTTGACCAAGTATTAACAAAAAaagattataaattttattggtcTTTAATCATATATAAGACTAGAAATAAGTTGAGTTGAGCCGAGGTATGCTAAACTCAAGCTCAACTCACAAAAATTGAATTTTGCTCATGATTTTACTTATTACAATCAAACTTATTTGTAAAATTTTCAGTTGACTTACCAAAAATTTATGAGTTAGTTCAAGTCTACAAATTGACTCAAAtaacaaatataatatataattttatataaataaattataacttatatctAAAAAAACtatcaattatatattatttatttatcgattataatttatattttctcataattatatataaaattatgtgtatgttaaattaaaaatataaaatttataatatattattaatttaaataattataataaataatatataattgtataAGCTCACCAGTCAATGAACTAAATTTACCTAATAAACTTAAATTTGAAACATTTAATATATGAGTTCaaatctaaatttaaatttgactcACAATTTCATGAGCTAAGCTTATTAAATTATTAGCGAGTTGAGCTCAAAATAACCAACAAATCGACTTGACTCTCTAGTCATACAGTTAAATCCTATGAAGATTATCTCTTTATTTTATCATTTcataaatctttttaattgaagatttttttctattaaaaataaaaaatataggtAGACAATGAGAATATTAAACAATATGAACAGTAAATATGTCggatgttcaatttaatacatATGCCGATgattatgtattatttttaattggatgGTTATCTCTTTTGATTCGATTTACTCATACATAATTAACAATAGTTGGATGTTTAATTCACTAAGTATGCAAATGGTTATCTAATTAtgttaaaatttagaaaataatttagaagtggagtgatttttaactttattggattaattttaaaatctattattattcacattatttacaAAAATCATTATCTAGCAAAACCGATTAAAAATTAAATGCCCCTAAAATCAAGTTGTTAAGCGcttagccattgatgatagcaCCATGTCCGTCATTGCGCAGAACAGTTAAAATGCTCAATTATTTGTACAGTCCATATTCACTGAATATTCGTGGTAACAAGTTAAGTGTCTAAAATTAAGACATggaaacaaaaaatcaaattcCATTATGGTAGTGATTGGTCCCCCTTTGGGGTAATTAACCATTACAAGTTTACAACTTAGAAAACAGTTGATCACAATTCACATTATTGTGACACTTCCGAGTAATAATAATGTTTAAACCCTACAAGGCACGCTTATTAATTAATTCACAAGGCCACACACCCAAACATCCAAACAATACAAAAGAAAAGATAGATTAATATCTTACCAAAACAAAGACAAAGAATACAAAACATTAAAAAAACCAAAACAGCTAGTTACAAAGTTCACGGGCTATCCCAACCTTGTTATTAATTGTATCAAACAAGATCCTAAGATTCTGTTGCTGCAAGTTGGCAATCACGTTCAGCACAGAGTTCACATTACTCGGAGCCGCCGCCATTGCAAGGCAAGCTAGCGACCCAGCGCTACTATGTATCAAGCTGTTCTCCAATGGAAGCTTCAGGTCCAACCCCGTGAAGTGAAGCGTCACCGTTGGCGCCAAGTTCTCGTACGTCTTCACGAAACACGTGTCAAACGCTCCCAGGCTCGAGAACGTTCCACCAACCTGCTTCCTGAACTCGTCTCTCACCGCATTGTACACCGGCTCAACGAACCGGGTTATTACCGTTCCGGAATCAATGATGGTTCCGGAACCGGTGTTCGGGTCGAAAGCCAGGTACTCTGAGGGGACAGGGACGAGAACCTTTCCCACGCTTATTCCGGTGAAGTTCACATAGTAGAGGGAAGGCCTGTGAGGGTTTCGGAGAAGTGGGGTTGTACGGATACTCTTGGGCTGCCCGACGGGCCCAAGCTTGAGCGACCCTGAGAAGTAATACGATTTGAAGCTGGGAAGGCAGTACGAGAAGACACCTGAGTAGAGCGCGCCGGATTGCGAAAGTAAAGACAAAGGCCCACGGCCCAGGCCCAGAAGCCCTTGGGCCGGAATGGACTCGCCGGAGATTGCGTTAACGCAGCCGAATGAGTAGCCCGGGACTACGTCGTTGGCTAATCTGAGTGAATCTTGAACGAGCGTGGCGGAAAATGTAGAGCCCGCGTAGGATTGGTTGAAAGCACACGCGCCTGCGCCCGTGGAGGGACACTGAAGCCCACGGACCTGGCCACATTGCGGGACTGAGCAGTCCAATGGGCCGTAACTTGTGGAGTCTTTGGGGGAGAATGTGGTGGCGGAGCAGCCCACGCAACCAGAGCACGGGACGAAGGCCTCGTCAGTGCTGGTGTCCAAGACCATGAACATGAGCTGGCCCGGGGTTCCGATCTTGACCCGGACCACGTAGTTTCCAATGTTGAAGGCCTGGCCCGAAGCGATTGGGGCGGAAACGACGGACTTTTGGCCTACTAGTGTGGACAAGTACTTGAGACGGGCTGGGTCTTTGGATGCCATGTTTATGACCGTTTGGGCCCATGAGTCGGGCTTGGGTGGGTCAAATGGTGAGCATTTGCCGAAGACGGGTATCACGGTTAGGCCCGCTTCGTCAGGCTTGGAGGTGCATGGGTCAATGGCAATGCTACTTGCCACAAACAATGTAAAAAAGAGGATTAAGGTGGCGCACTTGAGGCCCATGATTGTTGGAACCGGTGGTGACTCGGCCGAGTGGTGTTGACTCGGTTGGGTCGGGTTGGAATTTGGAGGCAGCAGGAAGGAAGAGAAGTGTGCATGCATATATTGCATGGCATTCTGAGTAGACCCTTATATATGCAAGACGTGGTTCTTAATTTACGGAAATATCCCTACGCTGTGATATTTGTAGATTGTAACACAGATAATGAGGtaaaatcattttaattatttttatttttataattataattcacaaatgcaaaataaataaatagaaaaaaattacactttttatatttttaaatataaataagacaCATTATATGAAAAAGTCTAAGGGGCCAacagttttattaaattttggccagtatgtaaccagcagaggaaggtgagccattggatgaaatgtcacaccaatctcacaccatcaaatcatcattgatggctagttgatggctaacaatcacaaaagtTGCTGGCTCCCTAACATTACTCCACATTATATTTACAAGCTGGTTTCTCTGTGCAAGAGACTCTGATCAATTAAGGTTTTAAAGTGAGGGCAGTAAATAGAGCAATGCATGAATAATGCGTAGAATGAAAGAAAAGGACGAAGAGCAAAAGGTCGCTAGTTTGATGATTATCATTGGTATATCAGAATGGAAAAGGATAAAATGAACTAGCTAGGGTAATACAGTTTATGGCTGTTTCTTGGAATAAGGCTACACATAAGCTTAACTGTTAGCTGAGTGTGGGGTCTTTACAACTTTTGGGACCGTTTGTATTGAAATTATTGGTGCTTTATGTTTAATTTGATGCAAAGTGATTGTCATGTGAATAGGAACCATAGAGATAGAAAAATTTCTCGTGATCCCATTTGTCTTTTCTGGGTATGCTTGCCAGGAgtagatattattattaataatttaatatcattATTATTACGGTTCTACTACCACATATAAGAATATTTTGTTAACCAAGTCTAATTAatcttaatttaaatttaataaaaattactcATACAACAGATTcgtaaattatatatttttttattatatatttttttgtggatTTTTACATTATCatcattctttttattattgttattgttattttttatttttctttctcctcttcttttaAGTTATTgcaatatttttgtattttttgtttgtttttttatttttattcttattaaaaggataaaaccaaaaaaattatgaGTAGATAAAAAGTTTGGAATTGTACGCAATTTATCCAAAAAATAGCATCAAAATTTTGTAACTGTG is a window encoding:
- the LOC130943505 gene encoding aspartyl protease AED3-like, encoding MGLKCATLILFFTLFVASSIAIDPCTSKPDEAGLTVIPVFGKCSPFDPPKPDSWAQTVINMASKDPARLKYLSTLVGQKSVVSAPIASGQAFNIGNYVVRVKIGTPGQLMFMVLDTSTDEAFVPCSGCVGCSATTFSPKDSTSYGPLDCSVPQCGQVRGLQCPSTGAGACAFNQSYAGSTFSATLVQDSLRLANDVVPGYSFGCVNAISGESIPAQGLLGLGRGPLSLLSQSGALYSGVFSYCLPSFKSYYFSGSLKLGPVGQPKSIRTTPLLRNPHRPSLYYVNFTGISVGKVLVPVPSEYLAFDPNTGSGTIIDSGTVITRFVEPVYNAVRDEFRKQVGGTFSSLGAFDTCFVKTYENLAPTVTLHFTGLDLKLPLENSLIHSSAGSLACLAMAAAPSNVNSVLNVIANLQQQNLRILFDTINNKVGIARELCN